Proteins from a single region of Primulina tabacum isolate GXHZ01 chromosome 5, ASM2559414v2, whole genome shotgun sequence:
- the LOC142546044 gene encoding uncharacterized protein LOC142546044, translated as MASSSAVSMPLTRASQKRQPSADAFLKPLPLRTSKAVKMSKQAGKFEVNASLKEKAVTGLTAAALTASMIVPDVAEAAVSPSLKNFLLSIVAGGVVLFAIVGAVVGVSNFDPVKRS; from the coding sequence ATGGCATCCTCTTCTGCTGTGTCGATGCCGCTCACTCGTGCCAGCCAGAAGAGGCAGCCCAGTGCTGATGCCTTCCTCAAGCCATTGCCTTTGAGGACATCAAAGGCAGTTAAGATGTCGAAGCAAGCAGGAAAGTTCGAAGTCAATGCTTCATTGAAGGAGAAGGCGGTTACCGGATTAACAGCCGCTGCATTGACCGCTTCCATGATTGTTCCAGATGTGGCTGAGGCAGCGGTTTCCCCGTCTCTTAAGAACTTCTTGCTCAGCATTGTGGCTGGTGGTGTTGTGCTCTTCGCCATAGTTGGTGCAGTGGTCGGTGTTTCTAACTTTGATCCTGTCAAGAGAAGCTGA
- the LOC142546046 gene encoding protein BIG GRAIN 1-like A, with protein MQSFSSSLLDAMYRSMDESRRNSDEQQEEKGNFFHRRNNFAQVEEEIESLRRAIMIEKWMQSHRSSTISTRHLPSNSGSSTDSSIFSSSETDSSASRSTPKPSLFPVKKSKQAQTRLVDKPDATPKREGRFTQTKSKAMKIYGDLKKVKEPVSPGGKLTSFLNSIFSPRNPKKNYQDLEEWSSMRKSRSMKDTKTTSLASSLKKNPSSKSNKCQRSVRFCPVSVILDENCQPCGQKNVSGYEHSFSVSVPSHVGSQFIKKNIDSFRVYEGKYTIQKEFGEFHEYDQCDFDDISCASSDLFELENIGRVGIEAYDEELPVYGTTDIKMNQAIARANSHL; from the coding sequence ATGCAGTCCTTTTCTTCGTCTCTACTCGATGCCATGTACCGCTCCATGGACGAATCGAGACGAAATAGCGACGAGCAACAAGAAGAAAAGGGAAACTTTTTTCACAGGAGAAACAACTTTGCACAAGTTGAGGAAGAAATCGAAAGCCTCAGACGAGCGATCATGATCGAAAAATGGATGCAAAGTCACAGAAGCAGCACCATTTCCACGAGGCATTTGCCATCAAATTCAGGCTCATCAACAGATTCAAGCATTTTCTCATCTTCGGAAACTGACTCCTCGGCTTCAAGATCCACCCCTAAACCATCACTTTTTCCAGTTAAGAAGTCGAAACAAGCTCAAACTCGACTTGTTGACAAGCCTGACGCTACTCCAAAGCGTGAAGGGCGATTCACACAGACAAAATCCAAGGCAATGAAGATATATGGAGACTTGAAGAAGGTGAAAGAGCCTGTTTCACCGGGAGGCAAACTCACAAGTTTCTTGAATTCCATCTTCAGTCCAAGAAACCCGAAGAAAAATTATCAGGACCTGGAAGAATGGAGCTCCATGAGGAAGTCAAGATCCATGAAGGACACAAAAACCACCTCACTGGCctcaagtttaaaaaaaaacccgTCTTCGAAAAGTAATAAATGCCAAAGATCAGTTAGATTTTGCCCTGTTAGTGTCATTCTTGATGAAAATTGCCAACCGTGCGGGCAGAAAAACGTCAGCGGTTACGAACATTCATTCAGTGTCTCGGTGCCAAGTCATGTAGGTAGCCAGTTTATCAAGAAAAATATCGACAGTTTTCGAGTTTACGAGGGGAAGTATACTATACAGAAAGAATTTGGAGAGTTCCATGAGTATGATCAGTGTGATTTTGATGATATAAGTTGCGCAAGTTCCGATCTTTTCGAGCTTGAAAACATAGGCAGGGTTGGGATTGAAGCATATGACGAAGAATTACCAGTTTATGGAACTACTGATATTAAAATGAACCAGGCGATTGCTAGAGCAAATTCACATTTGTGA
- the LOC142546045 gene encoding vacuolar protein sorting-associated protein 2 homolog 1 yields the protein MSFLFGKRKTPAELLRENKRMLDKSIREIERERQGLQTQEKKLIAEIKKSAKQGQMGAVKVMAKDLIRTRHQIEKFYKLKSQLQGVSLRIQTLKSTQAMGEAMKGVTKAMGQMNRQMNLPSLQKIMQEFERQNEKMELVSEVMADAIDDALEGDEEEEETEELVSQVLDEIGIDINSELVNAPSSAVAAQNTKNKVPQAEATGNDDGGIDSDLQARLDNLRKM from the exons ATGAGTTTCCTGTTCGGAAAAAGGAAAACTCCTGCAG AGCTTCTGCGGGAAAATAAAAGAATGCTTGATAAATCCATTCGGGAAATTGAGAGGGAGAGGCAGGGGTTACAAACACAAGAGAAGAAACTTATTGCTGAGATAAAGAAGAGCGCGAAGCAGGGGCAGATG GGTGCTGTTAAGGTGATGGCCAAAGATCTTATCAGAACACGACATCAAATTGAAAAGTTTTACAAGTTGAAATCTCAACTTCAAGGGGTGTCCCTCAGAATTCAG ACGCTTAAGTCGACACAAGCAATGGGGGAGGCAATGAAAGGCGTTACAAAGGCTATGGGGCAAATGAATAGGCAGATGAATCTGCCATCATTACAGAAGATAATGCAAGAATTCGAACGACAAAATGAAAAAATGGAATTAGTTAGTGAGGTGATGGCCGATGCTATAGACGATGCATTGGAAGGAGATGAGGAGGAAGAAGAAACAGAAGAGCTGGTGAGTCAGGTTCTTGATGAGATTGGCATTGACATTAATTCTGAG CTCGTAAACGCACCTTCCTCAGCTGTAGCTGCCCAAAACACGAAGAACAAGGTTCCACAAGCTGAGGCAACAGGAAATGATGATGGTGGAATAGACAGCGACCTGCAGGCCAGGTTGGACAATTTGAGGAAGATGTAA